The Bacillus sp. 2205SS5-2 genome contains a region encoding:
- the holB gene encoding DNA polymerase III subunit delta', with product MTKTWEELKRIQPLVLQLISNSIMRNRVAHAYIFEGERGTGKVEMSILFAKSLFCETAQNGVPCLQCLNCKRIENRNHPDVHIIEPDGLSIKKDQIRSLQEEFSKTGVESRKKFYAIIHADKMTVNAANSLLKFLEEPQSETTAVLITEQIHRILPTILSRCQALSFKPLPNKVVKEKLLENGVSNEMAMLVSNLTNNFDEALQLSNDEWFAQARKIVLKLYDVLRKSAFQGMVQLQEDFFQHFKEKSQVDRALDLLLLIYKDLLYLGINYEELAFPDQKEAWQSQALQISTKRISEQMTIVLDAKRKLNANMNTQLLMEELVLKLQGGFTFV from the coding sequence GTGACGAAAACATGGGAAGAGCTGAAGCGGATTCAGCCCCTTGTCCTCCAATTGATTTCAAATAGCATTATGAGAAACCGTGTGGCTCATGCTTATATTTTTGAGGGAGAGAGAGGAACAGGGAAGGTAGAGATGAGCATCCTATTTGCTAAAAGTTTGTTTTGTGAAACAGCACAGAATGGAGTTCCTTGTCTACAATGTCTCAATTGCAAAAGAATCGAAAATAGGAATCATCCCGACGTGCATATAATTGAACCAGATGGTTTGTCGATAAAGAAAGATCAAATCCGTTCACTTCAAGAAGAATTTAGTAAAACGGGCGTTGAGTCTCGAAAAAAATTCTATGCAATCATTCATGCGGATAAAATGACAGTCAATGCTGCCAACAGTTTATTAAAGTTTCTAGAGGAGCCTCAGTCAGAAACGACAGCAGTCTTAATTACCGAACAAATCCATCGAATCTTGCCAACGATTCTATCAAGATGCCAAGCTTTATCCTTTAAACCGCTACCTAATAAAGTGGTGAAAGAAAAATTACTAGAAAACGGCGTTTCAAACGAAATGGCCATGCTTGTGTCTAATTTAACCAATAACTTTGACGAGGCTTTGCAACTTTCGAATGATGAGTGGTTTGCACAAGCACGAAAGATAGTGTTAAAATTATATGACGTCCTCCGGAAAAGTGCCTTCCAAGGAATGGTTCAACTTCAGGAGGATTTTTTCCAACATTTTAAAGAAAAGTCACAAGTAGATCGAGCTTTAGATCTTTTGTTATTAATATATAAAGACCTCTTGTATCTCGGTATTAATTATGAAGAATTAGCGTTTCCAGATCAAAAAGAAGCTTGGCAATCACAAGCTCTCCAAATTTCGACAAAGCGCATATCAGAACAAATGACAATTGTTTTAGACGCTAAGCGGAAATTAAATGCCAATATGAATACGCAGCTATTAATGGAAGAGCTTGTGCTAAAGCTACAGGGGGGATTTACCTTTGTATAA
- a CDS encoding YaaR family protein, whose protein sequence is MKINQDIRIGLDKVKIDQKETNTSGKTFGRLVQKQDQKLHLEQLSKLLLDVGQAGERLSRSRNLKDLSKYKSLVKQFVKETVDFGMNLKHSYTWNQFGEGRKLKTIEMIDQELVQLSEDVINKEKESMDVLGRIGEIKGLLINLYT, encoded by the coding sequence ATGAAGATCAACCAAGACATACGAATTGGTTTAGATAAAGTGAAGATTGACCAAAAGGAAACAAACACGAGTGGCAAAACATTTGGAAGACTTGTGCAAAAGCAAGATCAGAAGCTCCATCTAGAACAGCTTTCTAAGCTCCTTTTAGATGTTGGACAAGCGGGAGAAAGGCTTTCACGCTCAAGAAATTTAAAAGACCTTTCCAAATACAAAAGCTTAGTCAAACAATTTGTAAAGGAAACTGTGGATTTTGGAATGAATTTAAAACATTCTTATACCTGGAACCAATTTGGGGAAGGACGTAAGCTTAAGACAATTGAAATGATTGATCAAGAGCTCGTCCAACTATCAGAGGATGTTATAAATAAAGAGAAAGAATCGATGGATGTACTAGGCCGGATTGGTGAAATCAAAGGACTATTGATTAATCTATATACGTAA